The Acanthochromis polyacanthus isolate Apoly-LR-REF ecotype Palm Island chromosome 5, KAUST_Apoly_ChrSc, whole genome shotgun sequence genome includes a window with the following:
- the LOC110955248 gene encoding parapinopsin-like encodes MQPSAFSPNASLYTGPQEDPPLSRTGFIVLAVIMAFFTGPAIILNATVIVVSLMYKQLRQPLNYALVNMAVADLGTAMTGGVLSVVNNAQGYFSLGRTGCVMEGFAVSLFGITSLCTVALIAVERMFVVCKPLGQITFQKKHAVGGIVLSWLWSLTWNLPPLFGWGRYELEGVGTSCAPDWHSKDPYNVSYILAYFSVCFAIPFALILASYSKLMWTLHQVSKMACVEGGAVAKGEMKVASMVVLMVLTFLISWLPYAGLAMFIVCNPDAKILPLVGTVPVYMAKSSTVYNPIIYIYLNKQFRKYAVPFLLCGKQPLVEDESSEAVTTVETTKVSPA; translated from the exons ATGCAGCCGTCTGCGTTTTCACCCAATGCCTCCCTCTACACGGGTCCACAGGAGGATCCCCCGTTGTCACGCACCGGCTTCATCGTCCTCGCTGTCATTATGGCCTTTTTCACCGGTCCAGCCATCATCCTCAATGCTACAGTGATTGTTGTGTCCCTCATGTACAAGCAGCTGAGGCAGCCGCTCAACTATGCTCTAGTGAACATGGCCGTGGCTGATCTGGGGACAGCCATGACCGGAGGAGTGCTGTCTGTGGTCAACAACGCTCAGGGCTACTTCTCCCTGGGCCGGACGGGCTGCGTGATGGAGGGCTTTGCAGTGTCCCTGTTTG GCATCACATCTCTGTGCACCGTGGCTCTGATAGCAGTGGAGAGGATGTTCGTGGTATGTAAGCCACTGGGGCAGATAACCTTCCAAAAGAAGCATGCAGTGGGAGGTATTGTCCTTTCCTGGCTGTGGTCCCTCACATGGAACTTACCTCCACTGTTTGGGTGGGGCAGGTACGAGCTGGAGGGCGTTGGGACGTCCTGCGCACCCGACTGGCACAGCAAAGACCCTTACAATGTCTCCTACATCCTGGCTTATTTCTCAGTGTGCTTTGCTATTCCTTTCGCCTTGATCCTGGCATCTTATTCTAAACTGATGTGGACTTTGCACCAG GTATCTAAGATGGCCTGTGTGGAAGGTGGTGCAGTAGCAAAGGGGGAGATGAAGGTGGCGTCCATGGTCGTCCTGATGGTCCTGACATTTCTGATCAGCTGGTTGCCTTATGCCGGCCTCGCCATGTTCATTGTCTGCAACCCCGATGCAAAGATTCTTCCGCTGGTTGGCACAGTGCCTGTTTACATGGCCAAGAGCAGCACCGTGTACAATCCCATTATCTACATCTACCTCAACAAACAG TTCCGTAAATATGCCGTGCCCTTCCTGCTGTGTGGGAAACAGCCTTTGGTGGAAGACGAATCATCAGAGGCAGTGACGACCGTGGAGACGACCAAAGTGTCTCCGGCCTGA